The following nucleotide sequence is from Anaerococcus sp. Marseille-Q7828.
AGGATAATGTACAAAAATAATTCATAATAAAAAATAGTTTTAGAAAACAATTGTAAATCTAAAACTATTTTTAATCATGGTATCCATATCAAAATGACACTGAAAGTAGAGCTACTGAATATAATAAGTAAAATTATACAATCCCCGCATCCTTAATAACAGCCTTTATGATTTCTTGCTCTTTTAATGGTTTTGTAGTTGTTGTAAAGTCTTCTTTAACTTCTATATCTGGTTTTGTTTTGTCTAGTTCATTTATTGATCCAGATTCTGTTAGACCTAGACCATCTGAAAATCTTAATACATATCCAGTTCTTGGCAGGTCAACTTGCAAAGGATCAAAGCCTATACCATCTCCCCCAGTCCTTGTGCCGACTAGTTTTGCTAGTTTTGTTTCTTTGCAAAACGATGCGAGCATTTCAGCTGATGAATACACTCCCTCATCTACCAATAGATAAATATTTCCTTTAAAACCAATTGTATTCTCATCGGCGTCTACATAGTCTTCATAGGATAGATAGTAATCAAAGTCCTTCAATATATCTTTTGTTTTTTCATCAAAATCACAGTTTTTTACAAAAGAGTCTGTATCTGGCCTGTAGCCTTCTTGTTTTATGGCTTTGCTATTAATCTCACCCGATTTTATAAAACTATAGTTTATTGTTTGGTAGTTTTGATTAATTATTTGGGGTAGTAGAAATTCTTGCCAGTATCTAGAATCTCCTCCCCCATTTCCCCTAATGTCTATAATTAAATTAGGATAATTTTTGATTTCTTGTAAAAATTTTGTTAAAGTTATTTCATCATTTTTTCTATACAAATCTTCGAGCATAGAATTTACTTTCATATAGGCAAGCTGATCTTTTATTATTATATCGGTTGTTAGATTATCAATATCTGATGAATCCTCACTAGGATTATCTATGTTTTCTTTTATGTATTTTTTTATGCTTTGATTATTGATGTTGTATCTTTTTCTAACATTTTCTTTCTCATATATCTTAGAAAAATCGTGACGCCAATCAGCGTTAGCTGTGTGATAATAGCTTATGTATAAGGTCATGGCAAATGACTCATCAATTAATCCTGTATGCCAATTATTTAGATCTCTTAAAACGTCATTCATTCTATTATAAAAATCTGAGTCACTTTTAGATTCTTTTATGTAATCTTCATAATCTTTTTTATTATCAAGCCAATCTATACCATATGCCATTTTATTAATTTCAAAAAAAGGATAATATTTTTCTAATGTGTCATAAGCATAGTTAAAATCATACAAATAATCTTCAGTAGTTAGGTTAAATTCACTACTGTCAATTTCTTTTAAGTTTATTGTATTTATGTCATTAGCTTTATTTTGATTAATATTGTTTACAAATGCTATTATTACTATTAAAATAGGGATAATTATAAGTAATTTTCTTTTCTTCATAGAGGCTCCTAGGTATATTATCAGATGATTTTTATATACTAATTATAATAAAATTGCAGATATAATAAAAGCAAGCAATTAATAATTTTTTCATTAAAATGCTTGCTAAATGAATTTATTTAATATTGTGCTTTTCCATTCTTTGTTGAAATAAATCTGTGATTATTTTCCTAAGTTCTTCGCCTTCTTATATAAAATTATAAATCTTTTGATTTTTTAATCCAATCATTATTAGAAATTAATTCATTATGTATTTTATCAAATTCTTCTTTTGTTGTGTATATGCTGATTTCTCTAGAAGTAAATATTACCTTGTAATTAAAAGTAAAATTATCTAACAATAACTCCGATAATTTTAAATAAGTTCTTTTATTGATAAATATTTCAATATCTATCAAATCCTTAATTAACGAAAAATGTCTTGTTGAATGAAAATGCTCACCAAAATCATTATATATACTATTAAAAAATAAGGCATCTTCTTCATAAAAGAAAGAAGCAAAATCTTTAAAAATATAGAGTTCATCAGTATTCCATTGATTTAATCGTTTCTTTGCTAGTGGATACGCTCCACCAATAGGATCTGCAGGAAAGGGACAATTATTGGCTTCAGTTAATATATATCCATAATGTTTCCCTAAGCAAAGTACATGATAAGCTACTATATAATAAACTTTATCAACTACTTCTCTATTATTTATTATATGCAATATAAAAGAAATATATTCTCGCGTTAATCTTTCCTCGAATGATTTAACATCTATTCTAAAATGACCAATCCTAGGTTGAAGAAGTACACCACTAAGTTTATTAACACTTTTATTATTATAGATGAAGTTTTCATTAAGTTCTGGGGTTATTAATATAAAATCCGAAAGATTATATTTGTATGAAAGAGATATAATTTCTAATTTTAGGTCTGTATTGTTACTTAAATAATCATCTATATAATTTTTTGTAATATTTTCCATAATTAATCCTTTATTTTCATATGCCTTTAAATCAGTCGTACAAATCTTCAACATCAATTACATCTATACCATTGTCTACAAGAAGTTTTGCAAATACTCCTTTTCCATCTATTAATTTACCCGAAAATGAACCATCATATATATTATTTACTCCGCAAGATGGACTTCTTGATTGGAGGATTACTAAATCCACTTGATTGTCAATAACTTTATCCAAGGCTATTTGAGCACCTTTTTTGAATTCATAGTCTACTGATGATCCATTTTCCAATTTGACTTCTCCATCGACAATCTCTGCCGGCTTTCTAGGTATGGGTAGGCCTCCTAATACTTCTGGGCATATGCTTATAACTTCCTTGCCTTTTAGGAATTCTACTAATTTTTTACTATAGTTATTGCCTCCGTTGTATTTGCAATTTTCACCTAATAGGCAAGCACTGACTGCTATTTTCATAGGTTTCCTTTCAATTATATTATGCTCTAATTATAAACTACTTTTTGTTAACAACAAATCTACATTTTGGATAGTTTGAGCAACCGATAAATTCTCCGTATTTGCCCTTTCTTTCAACTAGTTGACCACCGCATCTTGGGCAAATGTTTTGTTTGATTTTTTCTTCATTAGCTTTTTTTATCTTCTTTATATCTCTAGTATGAGAGAAATCACTTTGATATGATTTATTTTTCTCTATTATTTTTTCAATATTTTTCACTTCATCAAAAGATATTACTTCTTCGGTGGATAAGGATTTAATAACATTACTTACATATGCTATTTTACAGACTTTTGCATTATTAACCTCAATTGAATCTAAGTTAGCTTCTCCAGAAAAGGCAATTATAGAATGATATACCATGTCTGGATAATATGGTTTTAATATTGCTTCCAGTGCTTTAATATGGGCATAGTTTTGGAAAATTGGATTCATAAAATAATATTTTTTACCAGATAGGTTTTGAGTCCACTGGTTTGAGAATTCTTTACCATAGATCTTGCCCTTATATCCCTTAGTTTCAATGCAAAATATTCCATAACAAGATATTACAATATGATCTATTTGAGTAGTTTTTGTATTATCGCTTGGGTTCTTAAGCTTTATATCATGAAGTTTGATATATTTATCCCTGTCCAAATCTTTGATTAAAAGAGCTGTAGCAAGTTCCCCTATATCTCCCTTAAATTTGGATCGAAAGACAGTTACTAATAAAATACATCCTATAAAAAATGCAATTGATAATTTCAATGCCATAATATCTCCTTGATAAGTTACATATCTGTTAGTACTATTCCTTATATTTAATCTAATGTTATAAAATTTATCTCATATTTTAAGCTTTTTCTTTGTTGGTTAGTACCTTTCTTAGTAAAGTAATCCTCACTAACAACTCTACCACCACACTTTTCTGCCACGCGTTTTGATGCTATATTATCTTCGTTAACAAAAATAGTTACTCTTTCGGCTCCTTTGCTTTTGGAGTATCCTATCAAGCCTTTTGCAATTTCAGTTGCATATCCCTTGCCCCATAAATCTTTGTGCACACAATATGCTATATCATAGACTTTATCATCATCAGTTTTAATAAAACTGCAAGTACCTACCCTTTCCAAAGTATCTCTAAACACTGGTATCAGATAGCAACACTCCTCATCATCGCCCAATTTTTCTAGTTCTTTAAGATATTCCTGGTCTATCTCATATTTCACCTCATCTGGAAGATACTCTCCGATTTCTGGATCATTCCAAATTTTATATGCCCAGAGAGCATCCTCTTTGGTAAATCCTCTGATTAATAACCTAGGCGTTTCAATATTTTCAATTTTCATAATTTTCCTTTAAATATTTTTATTTATCTTTGATTACTAGTCTCATCTTTATGTGGGCAATATCATCGAGCAAAAATTCATCAGAAATTTGTACAAAACCCAGATTTTCATAAAATTCTTTGGCATAGCTTTGGGCTTCTATGTAAATAGCATCGGCATTAAAAAATTCTTTTGCTGCTTTTATCCCTTCCTTTAAGACCAAAGTTCCAAGGCCTTTGCGTCTTTTCTTTGCTATGACTCTGCCTATTGCAACATCTTCACTTTCAACTCCCCTGTCTAAAACACGTAGATATGCTACAATTTCATCTCCATCTTTTATGTAAACGTGTATAGCATCTTGATCAAGGTTATCAATCTCTTGGTAAAGGCACTCCTGCTCTAGGACAAATACATCAAACCTAAGTTTCAAAATACCGTACAATTCATTGGTATCAAGTCCGCTAAAACGTTTTCTATAAAATTCCATAATATCACCTCTCTAGAATATAAAGTAACTATTAAGTTAATACTATTATATCAAATATTGTTTATTTGGCGATTAAGTATAAAATTATAAATAATAAAAAACCCGCCTAATAATTATCAGACGAGTTTTATAAAAATCTTAACCAAGCATAATTTTTTCAAGTTCAAGTGGTTCGATGTATTGGTCTCCCTTGTAGGCTCTCATATTTCCACCAGATATTTCATCTATTAGTGCAACCTTACCATCTTCTATCCTACCAAATTCAAATTTGATATCGTATAAGTCTAGTCCCTTTTTAGCTAATTCTTCTTTAACTATTTCCCCAATATTTAAGGCTAAGTCTTTGAGTTCTTCGTATTCTTCTTCTGTCATAATATTTAGTAATGCTAGGGCATCTTTTGTGATTAGTGGGTCATTTCTGTCATCATCTTTTAATGTGATTTCTACATATGGATCGATTTTTGTTCCATTTTCTATATATTTACCATATCTTCTAATAAAAGATCCTACTGCATAGTATCTAACTATTACTTCTACACCTTGACCAAATACTTCTGCTTTTTTGACAACTGCTTCATTTTTGTCTAAATCAGCTGATACAAAGTGAGTTGTAAGTCCCTTGTCATTTAGCTTTTCATAGAAGAATTTTGTCATCGCAACTGCTTGGTGGCCAGCACCTTCCATGGTTAGACCAACAGTATTTGCACCTGGATCAAATACACCGTCGTTGCCTGTAACATCATCTTTAAATTTTAATAAATATTCTTCATCATTTAATTTGTAAACATCTTTTGTTTTTCCTGTGTATACTTTTTCCATATCATGCTCCTTATAAATTAATTTTTATATCTTTATTTCCTTTTGTAACTTTACCTATTTTTCTAGCTTCATCGCCCAATAATTCCAAGGTTTTTTGCTCATATTCTGGGCTTACAAATACCACCATACCTATGCCCATATTGAATGTATGGTACATTTCCTCAGTATCTATCTCGCCCCATTCTTGGATTTTTTTAAATATTGGATCTATTTCAAATTCACTAAGGTCAAATTCAACTGACAAATCATCTTTTAGTACCCTTGGTACATTCTCATATAGGCCACCGCCTGTAATATTGGCAATAGCCTTAACTTCTACATTTTTAGTAAGATCTTTAATCTCTTTTGCATAGATTTTTGTTGGTGTAAGTAACTTTTCTCCAATACTTTGATTTTCATCAAATTGATCAGATGATTTTATACCAGCTTGTTCTAATGCTGCTCTTACTAGAGAAAATCCATTACTATGAATACCAGAAGATTTTAGTCCTATGGCCACATCGCCTTCTTCTAAGTTTTCTCCAGTTATTATTTTTTCTTTATCAACAATTCCTACTGCAAAGCCTGCAAGGTCATAGTCATCTTCCTTGTATATGCCAGGCATTTCTGCTGTTTCTCCACCAATTAGTGCTGCACCTGAATCTAAACAGCCTTGGGCAACTCCACTTACTAAATCTGCCATTTTCTTTGGATTTAGTTTGCCAGTAGCTATATAATCTAAGAAAAACAGTGGCTTTGCCCCTTGGCAAATAATGTCATTTACACACATGGCTACACAGTCTATTCCAACTGTGTCATGCTTATCCATTTCCATTGCTAGTTTGATTTTTGTACCAACTCCATCTGTGCCACTTAATAAAACTGGATTTTTCATACCAGTTAAATCAGGAAGAAAAGCACCTGCAAAACCACCTATGTCTGTTAGAACTTCTTTGCCATGAGTTTTCTTCACAATTTGTTTGATAAGCTCTACTTCTTCGTAGCCCTTTTCCTTATCTACTCCCGCATCCTTGTATGTGAGTTTTGCCATTATATTTCCCCAAGATTTTTGTCATCTTCTATAACTTTGTCTAGCATTTCTTTCTTGTGATCTTTTAATCTTTGAGAAAGATCTTCATCAGATAGAGCCAAGATTTGAATTGCTAATAGGGCTGCATTATCTCCACCATTTATAGCAACTGTTGCAACAGGAACTCCCTTTGGCATTTGTACCATGGAAAGAAGTGCGTCAAGTCCTGCAGTATTTGTTCCTCCGACTGGTAGGCCGATTACTGGTTTTATTGTCATTCCTGCCATAACTCCAGCAAGGTGAGCTGCCATTCCTGCTATGCCTATATAAACTTTTGCATCATCGGCTGCCATTGTTTTTTCTAGGACATCTAGGGCACGGTGAGCAGAAATTACTGAAACTTTGTAATCTATATCAAATTTCTTTAATATTTTAGTAACTTTCTTTGCAATTTCAACATCGCTTGCTGATCCCATTATTACTCTAACATCTGTCATTTTTTCCTCCTAGTTTTTGCTATAGTTTGGTGATTCTCTGGTTATTGTGATATTGTGTGGATGGTTTTCTATGAGTGAAGCTGAAGAAATCTTGATAAATTTAGCTTTTTCATAAAGTTCATTTAAGTCTTTGCTTCCAACATATCCCATACCAGATTTTAGTCCACCTAGTAATTGGTAAACTACTTCCCCAACAGGACCCTTGTAGGCCACCCTACCTTCGACACCTTCTGGCACGTATTTTTTTGTATTTGTTTGGAAATACCTATCTCCTGATCCATCTTTCATTGCAGCAAGGGATCCCATGCCACGGTATTCCTTGTATTGTCTACCTTCAAATACTATAGTTTCTCCTGGTGATTCTTCAGTACCTGCAAACAATGAACCAGCCATTATAACTGATGCACCACAAGCAAGGGCCTTGGTGATATCTCCTGAATACTTGATACCACCATCAGCAATCACTGGTATGTCGTATTTTTTGGCTTCATTTACACAATTAATTATCGCTGTTATTTGTGGTACCCCTATACCTGTAACAACCCTAGTTGTACAAATAGATCCAGGTCCTATACCTACTTTTACAGCATCTACTCCAGCCTTTATCAAATCACGTGTTGCTTCTGCTGTTGCAACGTTACCTGCAATAACTTGTAAGTCAGGATATTTTGCTTTCAAATCTTTAATTGCATTTATTACATTTTTAGAATGACCGTGAGCGGTATCTACAGTTATGACATCGACATTGGCTTTTACAAGAGCATCGACTCTTTCAAGCATATCATTTGTAATACCTACTGCTGCTCCTACAACTAGCCTATTATTAGCATCTCTTGCAGAATTTGGATATTGTCTTGACTTTTCTATATCTTTTATTGTTATAAGGCCCTTTAGTTTATTGTCCCCGTCTACAATTGGTAGTTTCTCTACTTTAGCAGATTCCATAAGCTTTATTGCTTCTTGCATCTTGATACCTTCATAACCTAGGACAAGATTATCCTTTGTCATAATCCCATCGATTTTTACACTTGGATCATCTTGGAATCTAACATCTCTATTGGTTAGGATTCCCTTTAAATACATTTCTTTATCTACTATAGGTACTCCAGAAATCCTATAATTTTTCATTATATCTAGGGCATCTTGCAAGATATTGTCTGGGTGTAGATAAAAAGGATCGGTGATAACTCCATGTTCAGATCTTTTTACAACATCAACTTGTCTGGCTTGTTCTTCTATAGACATATTTTTGTGGATGATGCCTATACCACCTTGTCTAGCCATGGCTATAGCCATTTGGGACTCTGTAACTGTATCCATACCAGCTGACATCATTGGTATATTTAACTTAATTTTTTTGGTTAAATAAGTTTGTGTGTCTACTTCATTTGGTAATACTTCTGATGGCCCTGGGACTAATAGGACATCATCAAATGTTAATCCTTCTCCTAAAAATTTCATTAATATTCCTTTCTAAAATAATTCACTGCATTTTCAAAAACTTCTTCTCTTTGGACATTATAAACATTCTTGTATAGGTCATCATCTAATCTTTCGGCATGACCCATTCTTCCTAGGATTTTGCCATCTTTGGATAAAATTCCTTCAATGTTATAATTCGAACCATTTGGTGATGATTCATATACAGAAAATATTTGATCATTTGCTAAAAGTTCTTTTAATTTTTCTTCACTTATTACAAATCTTCCTTCTCCATGAGAAATTGGAATTCTATAAGTTTTGTCTAAATCAACTCCGACAGTCCAAGGACTGTTATTTGTCAATGTCTTAGTATTTACAAAAGTTGAGATGTGACGTGAACATGTATTGTTGGTAAGTGTCGGATCATCTGCTTCTGGTATGATGACTTTGCCATAAGGCAACAAGCCTGTTTTGACCAAGGCCTGGAAGCCATTACAAATTCCTAAGATTAAGCCGTCATTTTCATTTAATAAGTAGTCAATTGCTTTTGATATCTTTTCATTGCGTATTATATTTGCCAAAAACTTAGCTGACCCATCAGGTTCATCTCCAAGTGAGAATCCACCAGGGATTACGAATATCTGTGACTTCCTTAATTCTTTATCAAGATTATCTATAGATTCTTTAATATCAGCTTCATTTTGATTTTTAAACACTAGTATATTTGCATCAGCACCAGCATCTACTAGTGTTTTTTGAGTATCCCATTCACAGTTAGTGCCAGGTGCTGCCAGGATTAGGGCTCTTGGTTTTTCTAAAGTCTTATCAGATTTTAGCTTTCGATGGGCTTTTCCAGGTTTTAATTTCTGGTATTTCACCTCTTTATATCCTGGGAAAATTTCATCTAGACTGTGGACATAGGAATCATATAGCCTATCTTTATCCAATTTTTGACCATTTACTATGATATCTTCGCCAAATTCTCCAATATTTTCTATAAAATCACGGTCATCTTTGTATTCTACAACAAAGGATCCAAACATAGGATTGTATAGGTTGTCATAATCTATAGTAAATCCAGTATTTCCAACTGCTTGTTCATAAATATCTGGTAGAAGTCCTTTTCTAGTCAAGGTAATAGCTGAAATAATATTGCCTTCTCTTATATCTTTTATAAGCTTATTGTAATTATTTTCCAATTCTTCTAGGTCTAAAGTGCCATCTCCTTTATATGGGGTTCTTATAAGTCCTAGTTTGCCTTTGCCTTTTAGATCATTAGTAATAATATTTTCGACATCCTCAGTAGTTACAGCAAAGGAAATCAATGTAGGTGGAACCTTTATATCTTCAAAAGTGCCACTCATGGAATCTTTGCCACCAATTGGTGGGATTTCAAAGAAACTTGTCACTTCAAAGGCACCTATTAAAGCCTTTAATGGTTTTGACCAAGTCTTGGCGCTATCCATCTTTTCGTAAAATTCTTGGAAAGATAGTCTTATTTGATTTAGGTCAGACCCTGCAGCAACTAACTTGGATATAGATTCAATAACTGCATAATATCCACCTAAATATTGGCTTGCACTAGAAAGATTTGGATCAAATCCATAAGTCATTAGAGAGGCTGTTTTTGAAATACCATCTCTTACTGGGATCCTTGCTGCCATAACTTGGGATGGATTAAGAAGTTTTTCACCTCCAAGTGGGTTTAAAACAGTATTCTTACCTACAGTTGAATCAAACATTTCTATTAGATTTTTCTTTGATGAAACATCTAGGCTCGCTACTTTTTCATAAAACTTACTTGGATCATCATCTTTTTCACTAATAAGTTCAGGTAAAGATTCGCTTACTACTTGGACTTTTTCTGACCTATCAGCACCATTGGTATTGATGAAATCATAGGAAAGTTTGGCTATTACTTCATCCTCATAATACATAGTCATAGTATTATTATCAGTTACACTTGCCACTAGTGTTGCTTCTAAGTTTTCACTTCTTGCAAGCTCCATAAATCTTTCTTTATCAGCACTATCAATTAATACTGCCATTCTTTCTTGAGACTCTGATATAGCAATTTCAAATGGTTTCAGACCTTGGTATTTTAGTGGAACTTTGTCTAATTGAATATCAATTCCATCAGCCAGCTCCCCTATTGCAACTGCTACACCTCCAGCTCCAAAGTCGTTACATTTTTTGATGAGCTTAGCAGCTTGTGGGTTTCTAAATAACCTTTGGATCTTTCTTTCTTCAGGTGCATTTCCCTTTTGAACTTGGGCAGATTCTGTTTGAATTGATGTTACCTTGTGAGATTTAGAAGAACCTGTTGCTCCTCCTATACCATCTCTACCAGTTTTGCCACCCAGCAAAATTACTATATCGCCAGGCTCTGGATTTAGTCTTTTGACATTTTCTGCCGGAGCGGCTGCAATTACTGCACCACACTCCATTCTTTTTGCCTTGTAACCTTCGTGATAGAACTCATCAACCAAACCTGTTGCAAGTCCTATCTGGTTACCATAGGAAGAATAGCCAAGAGCTGCTTCATGAGTAATTTTTGCTTGTGGAAGTTTACCCTCTAGAGTTTGATTATAGGATTCTTTGATATTTCCTGCTCCAGATAGTCTCATAGCTTGATAGACATAGGCTCTTCCTGAAAGTGGATCACGGATTGCGCCGCCTAGACAAGTAGATGCTCCTCCAAAAGGTTCAATTTCAGTTGGATGGTTGTGGGTTTCGTTTTTAAACATTAATAGATAATCTTCTGTACTTTCTTTGCCATCTCTTACCACTCTAACCTTGGTATAAATAGAGCAAGCGTTGATTTCTTCAGATACTTCTAGGTCAGCAAAGTTATCATTAGCCCTCATATATTTGGCAAGAATTGTACCGAAGCTCATCAGATTAATTGGCTTTTTGATATCAAGGGCCCTTCTCATTTGTAAGTATTTTTCAAATGAATCCCTGATTGCTTCGTCTAATAGGGTAGCTGTGTCAAATTCTATATCTAAAAACGTATTAAATGTCGTATGCCTACAGTGGTCTGACCAATAGGTATCTAGAATTTTCATCTCAGTTTCGTTTGGATCACGACCTTCTTTTTCAAAATAATCTCTTACAAGTCTTATATCATCAAGGCTCATAGACATAGAGTTTTCTTCTAAGAATTCACAAAGCCTACTATCGTCATAATCTCTAAAACCGTGATAAACTATATTTTCCAAATTCTTATGATTATCTGCCCTTAGAGTTGTTGG
It contains:
- the purM gene encoding phosphoribosylformylglycinamidine cyclo-ligase; the encoded protein is MAKLTYKDAGVDKEKGYEEVELIKQIVKKTHGKEVLTDIGGFAGAFLPDLTGMKNPVLLSGTDGVGTKIKLAMEMDKHDTVGIDCVAMCVNDIICQGAKPLFFLDYIATGKLNPKKMADLVSGVAQGCLDSGAALIGGETAEMPGIYKEDDYDLAGFAVGIVDKEKIITGENLEEGDVAIGLKSSGIHSNGFSLVRAALEQAGIKSSDQFDENQSIGEKLLTPTKIYAKEIKDLTKNVEVKAIANITGGGLYENVPRVLKDDLSVEFDLSEFEIDPIFKKIQEWGEIDTEEMYHTFNMGIGMVVFVSPEYEQKTLELLGDEARKIGKVTKGNKDIKINL
- a CDS encoding NERD domain-containing protein, whose product is MALKLSIAFFIGCILLVTVFRSKFKGDIGELATALLIKDLDRDKYIKLHDIKLKNPSDNTKTTQIDHIVISCYGIFCIETKGYKGKIYGKEFSNQWTQNLSGKKYYFMNPIFQNYAHIKALEAILKPYYPDMVYHSIIAFSGEANLDSIEVNNAKVCKIAYVSNVIKSLSTEEVISFDEVKNIEKIIEKNKSYQSDFSHTRDIKKIKKANEEKIKQNICPRCGGQLVERKGKYGEFIGCSNYPKCRFVVNKK
- the guaB gene encoding IMP dehydrogenase → MKFLGEGLTFDDVLLVPGPSEVLPNEVDTQTYLTKKIKLNIPMMSAGMDTVTESQMAIAMARQGGIGIIHKNMSIEEQARQVDVVKRSEHGVITDPFYLHPDNILQDALDIMKNYRISGVPIVDKEMYLKGILTNRDVRFQDDPSVKIDGIMTKDNLVLGYEGIKMQEAIKLMESAKVEKLPIVDGDNKLKGLITIKDIEKSRQYPNSARDANNRLVVGAAVGITNDMLERVDALVKANVDVITVDTAHGHSKNVINAIKDLKAKYPDLQVIAGNVATAEATRDLIKAGVDAVKVGIGPGSICTTRVVTGIGVPQITAIINCVNEAKKYDIPVIADGGIKYSGDITKALACGASVIMAGSLFAGTEESPGETIVFEGRQYKEYRGMGSLAAMKDGSGDRYFQTNTKKYVPEGVEGRVAYKGPVGEVVYQLLGGLKSGMGYVGSKDLNELYEKAKFIKISSASLIENHPHNITITRESPNYSKN
- a CDS encoding S41 family peptidase, with the translated sequence MKKRKLLIIIPILIVIIAFVNNINQNKANDINTINLKEIDSSEFNLTTEDYLYDFNYAYDTLEKYYPFFEINKMAYGIDWLDNKKDYEDYIKESKSDSDFYNRMNDVLRDLNNWHTGLIDESFAMTLYISYYHTANADWRHDFSKIYEKENVRKRYNINNQSIKKYIKENIDNPSEDSSDIDNLTTDIIIKDQLAYMKVNSMLEDLYRKNDEITLTKFLQEIKNYPNLIIDIRGNGGGDSRYWQEFLLPQIINQNYQTINYSFIKSGEINSKAIKQEGYRPDTDSFVKNCDFDEKTKDILKDFDYYLSYEDYVDADENTIGFKGNIYLLVDEGVYSSAEMLASFCKETKLAKLVGTRTGGDGIGFDPLQVDLPRTGYVLRFSDGLGLTESGSINELDKTKPDIEVKEDFTTTTKPLKEQEIIKAVIKDAGIV
- a CDS encoding GNAT family N-acetyltransferase; translation: MEFYRKRFSGLDTNELYGILKLRFDVFVLEQECLYQEIDNLDQDAIHVYIKDGDEIVAYLRVLDRGVESEDVAIGRVIAKKRRKGLGTLVLKEGIKAAKEFFNADAIYIEAQSYAKEFYENLGFVQISDEFLLDDIAHIKMRLVIKDK
- a CDS encoding phosphoribosylaminoimidazolesuccinocarboxamide synthase, with amino-acid sequence MEKVYTGKTKDVYKLNDEEYLLKFKDDVTGNDGVFDPGANTVGLTMEGAGHQAVAMTKFFYEKLNDKGLTTHFVSADLDKNEAVVKKAEVFGQGVEVIVRYYAVGSFIRRYGKYIENGTKIDPYVEITLKDDDRNDPLITKDALALLNIMTEEEYEELKDLALNIGEIVKEELAKKGLDLYDIKFEFGRIEDGKVALIDEISGGNMRAYKGDQYIEPLELEKIMLG
- the purE gene encoding 5-(carboxyamino)imidazole ribonucleotide mutase; the protein is MTDVRVIMGSASDVEIAKKVTKILKKFDIDYKVSVISAHRALDVLEKTMAADDAKVYIGIAGMAAHLAGVMAGMTIKPVIGLPVGGTNTAGLDALLSMVQMPKGVPVATVAINGGDNAALLAIQILALSDEDLSQRLKDHKKEMLDKVIEDDKNLGEI
- a CDS encoding DUF523 domain-containing protein; the encoded protein is MKIAVSACLLGENCKYNGGNNYSKKLVEFLKGKEVISICPEVLGGLPIPRKPAEIVDGEVKLENGSSVDYEFKKGAQIALDKVIDNQVDLVILQSRSPSCGVNNIYDGSFSGKLIDGKGVFAKLLVDNGIDVIDVEDLYD
- a CDS encoding GNAT family N-acetyltransferase; translation: MKIENIETPRLLIRGFTKEDALWAYKIWNDPEIGEYLPDEVKYEIDQEYLKELEKLGDDEECCYLIPVFRDTLERVGTCSFIKTDDDKVYDIAYCVHKDLWGKGYATEIAKGLIGYSKSKGAERVTIFVNEDNIASKRVAEKCGGRVVSEDYFTKKGTNQQRKSLKYEINFITLD